The window ACTCTCCTGATAGATCTCCGGGATCTCTGCGATAGCATACTGTAAACCGAGGGTGGTGAGATCAAAAAGATAGGCCTGCATTGTGACCAGATCAATGATCCCCTGAAAATTGTCTTCTTTACCAAGTGGTATCTGGATGGCAAAAGCATGAGGGGTCAACCTTTCCCGGATCATATCTACGACATGATCAAAATCTGCCCCTATTCTATCCATCTTATTAATAAAAGCTAAACGTGGTACCCGGTAATGATCTGCCTGATGCCAGACAGTCTCTGATTGGGGTTCGACACCGGCAACTCCACAAAAAACACCGATCGCTCCATCTAAAACCCGCAACGATCTTTCAACCTCAGCGGTGAAATCTACATGACCGGGGGTGTCGATAATATTGATCTGCTTCTCTTGCCAAAAACAGGTGGTCACGGCGGAGGTAATAGTTATACCTCGCTCTTTCTCCTGCTCCATCCAGTCCATAAAGGCATTACCGTCATGGACTTCACCCATGCGGTGCAAATAACCTGTATAATAGAGGATCCTTTCGGTTACTGTAGTTTTCCCCGCATCAATATGGGCAATGATCCCTATGTTCCTTATTGACGAAAGACCTGATAATTTGGACATGGTAGGGGCTGGAGCTAAGAGCGTAGAGCTTGGTAGTTACCAACGCAGGTGAGCAAATGCCTTGTTCGCTTCAGCCATCTTATGGGTATCTTCCCGCTTCTTGATACTCGATCCCTCTTTATCAAAAGCAGCAAGTAACTCAGCCGCTAATCTCTGCTTCATGCTCTTTTCAGAGCGGCTCTTAGCATGACTGATGATCCAGCGAAATGCTATCGCCTGCCCATTCTTCTCGGTTACTTCGATCGGAACCTGATAGTTCTGACCGCCAACTCTTTTGGAAACAACTTTAACAACCGGACGAACATTGTCTATCGCTTGCAGGAAAACCTCTAAAGGATCTTTCTTCGATTTCTCGGAGATGATATCCAGGGCACCATAAACTATTCCCTCAGCAATGCTCTTTTTACCTTTTCTCATAACGCAATTGATGAACTTGGTCAACTTAACATTATTATATTTCGGATCGGGTAGTATTTCTCTCTGTACTGACTTTTTTTTCCTCGCCATTTATAAATCCTCACCTTTACTTTTTCGGTCTTTTGGTACCGTATTTGGAACGGGAATTGACCCTTTTCTCTACTCCACTCGCATCAAGAGCACCTCTGACGATATGAAACCTGACGCCGGGAAGATCTTTGATCCTGCCACCTCTGATCAAGACAATTGAGTGTTCCTGAAGATTGTGACCTTCTCCCGGAATATATGCTGTTACCTCAAAACCGTTGGTCAATCTGACTCGAGCAACTTTTCTCAAGGCAGAGTTTGGTTTTTTGGGGGTTGTGGTATATACTCTCGTACATACTCCCCGTCTTTGAGGACATGCTTCCAGGGCACGGTTCTTATGTTTCTTAGCGATCTTCTTTCTTCCTTTGCGTACTAATTGATTAATTGTTGGCACTATTTTCCTCCATTTTTATTTAAAAATTCAAGATATCTTCTGCTTCTTTTTTCTCTTGCTGATGTGCTATCTCGCGTACTATCTCAGCGATAGTCTTACCCTCTTCAACGGCTTTATTCACAATATTGTTATAATGTTTTGATCCGGTTCCGACAGGTACGCGGTGACCAAGAATGATACTCTCTTTCAAACCTTCTAATTGGTCTATCTTGCCTTCAATTGATGCCTGTGTTAAGATCTTGGTTGTCTCTTGGAATGAAGCAGCAGATAACCAACTGTCTGTATGAAGAGATGCTTTGGTGATACCAAGTAAAACCTGCTCATAGGTTGCTCCGGAACCACCCTCTTCCTCGATCTTCATATTCTCTGCCAAGACATCGTTCTTATCGACCAGATCGCCTTCCAAA is drawn from Candidatus Cloacimonadota bacterium and contains these coding sequences:
- the rpsL gene encoding 30S ribosomal protein S12, whose product is MPTINQLVRKGRKKIAKKHKNRALEACPQRRGVCTRVYTTTPKKPNSALRKVARVRLTNGFEVTAYIPGEGHNLQEHSIVLIRGGRIKDLPGVRFHIVRGALDASGVEKRVNSRSKYGTKRPKK
- the rpsG gene encoding 30S ribosomal protein S7, yielding MARKKKSVQREILPDPKYNNVKLTKFINCVMRKGKKSIAEGIVYGALDIISEKSKKDPLEVFLQAIDNVRPVVKVVSKRVGGQNYQVPIEVTEKNGQAIAFRWIISHAKSRSEKSMKQRLAAELLAAFDKEGSSIKKREDTHKMAEANKAFAHLRW